The Canis aureus isolate CA01 chromosome 11, VMU_Caureus_v.1.0, whole genome shotgun sequence genome has a segment encoding these proteins:
- the LOC144323295 gene encoding uncharacterized protein LOC144323295, with protein sequence MSNPSTEANKNSVSLQPFRSFPAILNAGKNKPAAVTLRAQRPLRPPSDRTLLPEGACPPHRKRKRDGARHSGKTYGSRAARGGGCWLLPGQLEAIGGFPQFEAVKRQRLRCSEVFGVLKAR encoded by the exons ATGTCTAATCCATCCACCGAGGCCAACAAGAATTCGGTGAGTTTACAGCCTTTCCGCAGCTTTCCCGCCATTTTGAACGCGGGGAAAAACAAACCAGCCGCCGTCACCCTCCGCGCTCAGAGGCCCCTCCGGCCGCCGTCAGACAGGACTCTACTTCCGGAAGGAGCCTGCCCTCCCCACCGGAAGCGGAAGAGAGACGGCGCGCGGCATTCTGGGAAGACCTACGGAAGCCGGGCGGCTCGGGGCGGGGGTTGCTGGCTGTTACCGGGGCAACTAGAAGCGATTGGCGGTTTTCCGCAGTTTGAAGCGGTTAAGCGGCAGAGGCTGAGATGCTCGGAGGTTTTTGGG GTGCTAAAGGCCAGGTGA